From a single Oreochromis niloticus isolate F11D_XX linkage group LG3, O_niloticus_UMD_NMBU, whole genome shotgun sequence genomic region:
- the LOC100692844 gene encoding tripartite motif-containing protein 16-like, with product MAQKGVQLDRETFSCSICLDLLKDPVATSCGHSYCRNCIKSFWDEEDRKGIHSCPQCRKTFTPRPVLEKNTMLAALVEQLKKTGLQAAPADHCYAGPEDVACDVCTGRKLKAIKSCLSCPASYCEKHLQPHYDAAPLKKHKLVAPSKKLQENICSRHDEVMKIFCRTDQQSICYLCTMDEHKGHETVPAAAERTEKQKELEVRRLNIQQRIQEREKDVKLLQQEVEAINGSADKAVEDSEKMFTELIRLIQKRSSDVKQQVRSQQETEVSRVKELQEKLEQEIAELKRKDGELEQLSHTEDHNQFLHNYPSLSALSESTHSSSINIRPLSYFEDVTAAVSETRDKLQDILREEWTNISLTVTEVDVLLSPPEPKTRAEFLKYSHEITLDPNTANTHLLLSEGNRKVKFMEQQQSYSDHPDRFTDWFQVLSRESLSGRCYCEVEWRGGAVCVAVAYKNIIRAGRGNECGFGYNDKSWGLYWYKESYKFSHNKVQTDLSGPRSSRVGVYLDHRAGILSFNSVNKTMTLLHRVQTTFTQPLYAGLCVSGHWFLDYGATAELIKVK from the coding sequence ATGGCACAGAAAGGAGTTCAGCTGGACCGAGAAACCTTCTCTTGTTCCatctgtttggatctactgaaggatccGGTGGCTACAagctgtggacacagctactgcaggaactgtattaaaagtttctgggatgaagaggacaggaagggaatccacagctgccctcagtgcaggaagactttcacaccgaggcctgtcctggagaaaaacaccatgttagcagctttagtggagcagctgaagaagactggactccaagctgctccagctgatcactgctatgctggacctgaagatgtggcctgtgatgtctgcactgggaGGAAGCTGAAAGCCATCAAGTCCTGTTTATCTTGTCCAGCCTCTTATTGTGAGAAACATCTCCAACCTCACTATGATGCAGctccattaaagaaacacaagctggtggccccctccaagaagctccaggagaacatctgctctcgtcatgatgaggtgatgaagattttctgtcgtactgatcagcagagtatctgttatctctgcacaatggatgaacataaaggccatgaaacagtcccagctgcagcagaaaggactgagaagcagaaggagcTCGAGGTGAGACGactaaacatccagcagagaatccaggagcgagagaaagatgtgaagctgcttcaacaggaggtggaggccatcaatggctctgctgataaagcagtggaggacagtgagaagatgttcactgagctgatccgtctcatccagaaaagaagctctgatgtgaagcagcaggtcagatcccagcaggaaactgaagtgagtcgagtcaaagagcttcaggagaagctggagcaggagatcgctgagctgaagaggaaagacggcgagctggagcagctctcacacacagaggatcacaaccagtttctacacaactacccctcactgtcagcactcagtgagtctacacactcatccagcatcaatattcgtcctctgagctactttgaggatgtgacagcagctgtgtcagagaccagagataaactacaggacattctgagagaggaatggacaaacatctcactgacagtcactgaagtggatgttttactgtcaccaccagagccaaagaccagagctgaattcttaaaatattcacatgaaatcacactggatccaaacacagcaaacacacatctGTTATTATCTGAGGGGAACAGAAAAGTAAAATTTATGGaacaacaacagtcttattctgatcatccagacagatttactgATTGGTTTCAGgtcctgagtagagagagtctgaGTGGACGTTGTTACTGcgaggtggagtggagaggggGAGCAGTTTGTGTAGCAGTCGCATACAAGAATATCATCAGGGCAGGGAGGGGCAATGAATGTGGATTTGGATACAATGACAAATCATGGGGATTATATTGGTACAAAGAAAGTTACAAATTTTCGCACAACAAAGTCCAAACTGACCTCTCAGGTCCTCGgtcctccagagtaggagtgtacctggatcacagagcaggtattctGTCTTTCAACAGTGTCAATAaaaccatgactctcctccacagagtccagaccacattcactcagccgctctatgctggacttTGTGTTTCTGGACATTGGTTTTTAGATTATGGAGCCACTGCAGAGTTGATTAAAGTCAAATAG